One region of Mesobacillus boroniphilus genomic DNA includes:
- a CDS encoding acyl-CoA carboxylase subunit beta: MPDIYEKINELYDRRREIELGGGDERIEKQHEKGKLTARERIELLVDPGTFVELNPFIQHRSTDFGLENQKGPGDGVVTGYGKVNGRPIYLFSQDFTVFGGALGEMHAKKIANVMDLAAKNGAPFVGLNDSGGARIQEGVVSLDGYGHIFYRNSIYSGVIPQISVIMGPCAGGAVYSPAITDFVFMVEKTSQMFITGPKVIETVTGEKISAEDLGGAIVHNTISGNAHFHGQSEEETLEQVRLLLSYLPQNYEEKPPRLEADDKDDYRPDLTDAIPFDAVRPYDVRKVIEQVVDVGSFLEIQKDFAKNIVIGLARIKGEVVGLVCNQPKVMAGGLDIDSSDKASRFIRFCDSFNIPIITFEDVTGFFPGIKQEHGGIIRHGAKILYAYSEATVPKLTVILRKAYGGAYVALNSKSIGADLVFAWPNAEIAVMGPQGAANIIFAKEIQNSDNPDQTRQQKIDEYREKFANPYVAASQGMVDDVIDPRETRIKLIQSLEMLRTKKEDRPGKKHGNIPL, translated from the coding sequence ATGCCAGACATCTATGAGAAGATTAATGAACTATATGACCGTCGCAGGGAAATCGAACTGGGAGGCGGTGATGAGCGGATTGAGAAGCAGCATGAAAAAGGAAAGCTTACAGCCCGTGAGAGAATCGAGCTGCTTGTTGACCCAGGAACCTTTGTTGAATTGAACCCCTTCATCCAGCATCGCAGCACAGACTTTGGACTAGAAAACCAGAAGGGACCAGGGGATGGGGTTGTAACCGGCTACGGTAAAGTGAACGGCAGGCCGATTTATTTATTTTCGCAGGATTTCACCGTGTTCGGTGGAGCTTTAGGTGAAATGCATGCAAAGAAAATCGCTAATGTCATGGATTTGGCAGCTAAAAATGGTGCTCCATTTGTAGGGTTGAATGATTCCGGAGGAGCGAGGATTCAGGAGGGTGTTGTTTCGCTTGATGGCTACGGCCATATTTTTTACCGTAACTCAATTTATTCCGGAGTAATTCCTCAAATTTCAGTAATTATGGGACCATGCGCAGGGGGAGCCGTTTATTCACCTGCAATTACCGATTTTGTATTCATGGTCGAGAAGACAAGCCAGATGTTCATCACTGGTCCTAAAGTAATTGAAACAGTTACCGGGGAGAAAATTTCTGCTGAGGATTTGGGTGGAGCAATTGTACATAATACGATCAGCGGCAATGCTCATTTCCATGGCCAGTCAGAAGAAGAAACACTAGAGCAGGTAAGGCTGCTGTTAAGCTATCTGCCGCAAAACTATGAAGAAAAGCCACCGCGCCTTGAAGCCGACGATAAGGATGATTATCGTCCAGATCTGACTGATGCCATTCCTTTTGATGCCGTCCGGCCGTATGATGTGCGCAAGGTAATTGAACAGGTTGTCGATGTCGGTTCATTCCTGGAAATACAGAAGGACTTTGCCAAAAACATTGTCATTGGACTTGCGAGAATTAAAGGAGAGGTCGTTGGTCTTGTCTGCAATCAGCCAAAGGTGATGGCAGGCGGACTTGATATTGATTCTTCCGATAAAGCCTCTCGCTTCATCAGGTTCTGTGATTCATTCAATATACCGATCATTACATTTGAAGACGTGACAGGTTTTTTCCCTGGCATTAAACAGGAACATGGCGGCATCATCCGTCACGGAGCGAAAATCCTGTATGCTTATTCAGAAGCAACGGTACCAAAGCTTACGGTTATTTTACGAAAAGCATACGGAGGAGCATATGTTGCCTTGAACAGCAAATCCATCGGTGCGGATCTTGTTTTTGCATGGCCGAATGCTGAAATTGCTGTAATGGGACCACAGGGAGCTGCCAATATTATTTTTGCGAAGGAAATCCAGAACAGTGACAATCCAGACCAGACAAGGCAGCAGAAGATCGATGAGTATCGTGAAAAATTCGCGAATCCATATGTCGCTGCAAGCCAGGGAATGGTCGATGATGTTATCGATCCGCGAGAAACCCGCATCAAACTAATTCAGTCCCTTGAAATGCTTCGGACAAAGAAGGAAGACAGGCCGGGCAAAAAGCACGGCAACATTCCGCTTTAG
- the mce gene encoding methylmalonyl-CoA epimerase yields MIKKVDHIGIAVKSLEHALPFYTDVLKLPLLGIEEVDSEKVKVAFLKAGETKLELLEPLSDESAIARFIEKKGEGIHHVALGVDSIQERINDMKENGIRMIQDVPKRGAGGALVAFMHPKSTGSVLYELCEKNGEAE; encoded by the coding sequence ATGATTAAAAAGGTCGACCATATCGGCATTGCTGTCAAATCTCTTGAGCATGCCCTCCCATTTTATACAGATGTGCTGAAACTGCCATTATTGGGGATCGAGGAAGTAGACAGCGAGAAAGTCAAAGTAGCTTTTCTAAAAGCCGGGGAAACGAAGCTTGAACTCCTGGAACCTTTATCAGATGAAAGCGCTATCGCTCGATTCATCGAAAAGAAGGGTGAAGGGATTCACCATGTCGCGCTTGGTGTTGATTCGATTCAGGAACGTATCAATGATATGAAAGAAAATGGCATCAGGATGATCCAGGATGTTCCTAAAAGAGGTGCCGGGGGAGCGCTTGTCGCTTTCATGCATCCAAAATCGACAGGAAGCGTTTTATATGAACTTTGCGAGAAAAACGGGGAGGCTGAATAG
- a CDS encoding L,D-transpeptidase has translation MPVFISMLLAAFVFSPIWPLGLNPLPGDPFVIVNKQTNEVALINENRVQTVVSAATGKSEDLTPEGLFTVTVKAPDPYYRKKDIPGGDPDNPLGSRWIGFDAENTDGRTYGIHGTNDPSSIGKNISQGCVRLQNEAVESLYDYIPLGTKILITSSPKSFIELGQEHGAISK, from the coding sequence ATGCCAGTGTTTATTTCTATGCTTCTAGCAGCATTCGTTTTTTCGCCTATCTGGCCGCTCGGGCTTAACCCGCTTCCAGGAGACCCATTTGTAATTGTGAATAAACAGACGAATGAGGTAGCCCTGATCAATGAGAACAGAGTCCAGACGGTGGTCAGCGCGGCAACAGGCAAGTCAGAAGACCTGACACCTGAAGGTCTTTTCACAGTCACAGTCAAAGCTCCTGATCCGTATTATCGTAAAAAGGATATCCCGGGCGGAGACCCTGATAATCCTCTTGGCAGCAGGTGGATTGGGTTTGACGCTGAGAATACGGATGGCCGAACATATGGAATACATGGGACAAACGATCCTTCTAGTATTGGCAAAAACATTTCCCAGGGCTGCGTCAGGCTCCAAAACGAGGCTGTCGAATCATTATACGATTACATACCATTAGGAACAAAAATCCTTATTACATCATCCCCAAAAAGCTTTATCGAGTTGGGACAAGAACATGGTGCAATAAGTAAATAA
- the prli42 gene encoding stressosome-associated protein Prli42, with protein sequence MRKPNVRKVVVYIMLFTMLASTLLMGVATFL encoded by the coding sequence ATGCGTAAGCCGAATGTCAGGAAGGTCGTAGTTTATATCATGCTTTTTACAATGCTAGCTTCAACCCTTCTAATGGGAGTAGCTACATTCCTATAA